In Sphingomonas psychrotolerans, the following proteins share a genomic window:
- a CDS encoding HupA family protein produces the protein MIRRHMIMSAAAATFALASCSGSDDPTPTPSPTATPTPTPTASPTYTAFPLAAAASFNTINASTSYTGDPAGAVTLGVATTEVGLSSRLSLATSNAIATATYVINENGEESRFVNANVTTAPAPGVTEFVFRTTDTATAGKFSQLEFLNNTIPSQVTSNTALQLTNLSYANWWRGDSTTGAKRITTSVFGYQTVLTDMPKTGTQAYTSTVVGRLVGVNGGVTTVARIGGTVTVSVNFSTGLVDIALTLDQTPQGGATTAYGTFTAQGGISTGQNQFQGSFTGSPTLSGTLTGGFFGSQGKEIGIAFAANGTVGGGNQRLVGVIVGKK, from the coding sequence ATGATTCGCCGTCACATGATCATGAGCGCCGCCGCGGCGACCTTCGCGCTTGCGAGCTGCAGCGGGAGCGATGATCCCACTCCCACCCCGTCTCCCACGGCCACCCCGACACCAACGCCGACTGCGTCGCCTACCTATACGGCGTTCCCGCTGGCGGCCGCGGCCTCGTTCAACACGATCAATGCCTCGACCAGCTATACCGGTGATCCGGCCGGGGCAGTGACGCTGGGCGTCGCGACCACCGAGGTGGGCCTGTCGAGCCGTCTGAGCCTCGCCACCAGCAACGCGATCGCCACGGCGACCTATGTGATCAACGAGAATGGCGAGGAATCGCGTTTCGTCAACGCCAACGTCACCACCGCTCCCGCGCCGGGTGTGACCGAGTTCGTGTTCCGCACCACCGACACGGCGACTGCGGGCAAGTTTTCGCAGCTCGAGTTTCTCAACAACACCATCCCGTCGCAAGTGACGAGCAACACCGCGCTGCAGCTGACCAATCTCAGCTACGCCAATTGGTGGCGCGGCGATTCGACGACGGGCGCCAAGCGGATCACCACCTCGGTATTCGGCTACCAGACCGTGCTGACCGATATGCCGAAGACCGGCACGCAGGCCTATACGTCGACCGTCGTCGGCCGGCTGGTTGGCGTCAACGGCGGTGTCACCACCGTCGCGCGGATCGGCGGCACCGTCACGGTTTCGGTCAACTTCTCGACCGGCCTCGTCGATATCGCGCTCACGCTCGACCAGACTCCGCAAGGCGGCGCGACGACTGCGTACGGCACCTTCACTGCCCAGGGCGGGATTTCGACCGGGCAGAACCAGTTCCAGGGCAGCTTCACCGGCAGCCCGACGCTGTCGGGCACGCTCACCGGCGGCTTCTTCGGCTCGCAGGGCAAGGAGATCGGCATTGCCTTCGCAGCTAACGGTACCGTCGGCGGGGGCAATCAGCGCCTCGTCGGGGTGATCGTCGGCAAGAAGTAA
- a CDS encoding TraB/GumN family protein, whose amino-acid sequence MFRKLLIGAALLALGGCEAKKAANHADPALWVVKDADTTIYLFGTVHMLKPGLSWFDDGVKTAFDASNELVLELMMPPEAEMQALVGELGMTNAGPALPDQLPPAEAARFRAAIAEMGLSPEALDRAEPWLAATMLSAAPLRRLGYDEKDGAEAVLTAAASAAGKRVNGLETAREQLGYFDRLPIAAQRALLIDTLDDLPKAGATIDRMVAAWSAGDADGLARLMNEDLARAPELADALLARRNAKWADWLTQRMKAPGTVFVAVGAGHLAGNAGVQAELAKRGLKAERVDY is encoded by the coding sequence ATGTTTCGGAAATTGCTGATTGGAGCGGCGCTGCTGGCGCTGGGCGGGTGCGAGGCGAAGAAGGCGGCGAACCACGCCGACCCTGCCTTGTGGGTGGTCAAGGACGCCGACACCACGATCTATCTGTTCGGGACGGTGCATATGCTCAAGCCCGGGCTCAGCTGGTTCGACGACGGCGTGAAGACCGCGTTCGACGCGAGCAACGAACTGGTGCTCGAACTGATGATGCCGCCCGAGGCCGAGATGCAGGCGCTGGTCGGCGAACTCGGCATGACGAATGCGGGCCCTGCCCTGCCCGACCAATTGCCGCCCGCCGAGGCCGCCAGGTTCCGCGCCGCGATTGCCGAGATGGGGCTGTCGCCCGAAGCGCTCGATCGCGCCGAGCCGTGGCTGGCCGCGACGATGCTGTCGGCGGCACCGCTGCGCCGGCTCGGCTATGACGAAAAGGACGGCGCCGAGGCCGTGCTTACCGCCGCGGCGAGCGCCGCGGGCAAGCGCGTGAACGGCCTCGAGACGGCGCGCGAGCAACTCGGCTATTTCGATCGGCTGCCGATCGCGGCGCAACGCGCGCTGCTGATCGATACGCTGGACGACTTGCCCAAGGCCGGCGCGACGATCGACCGGATGGTTGCGGCGTGGAGCGCGGGCGATGCCGACGGGCTCGCCCGGCTGATGAACGAGGATCTGGCCCGCGCGCCCGAGCTGGCCGACGCGCTGCTCGCCCGGCGGAACGCCAAATGGGCGGATTGGTTGACGCAGCGGATGAAGGCGCCGGGCACGGTATTCGTCGCGGTCGGCGCGGGGCACCTTGCCGGTAATGCCGGCGTGCAGGCCGAGCTGGCGAAGCGCGGGCTCAAGGCGGAGCGCGTCGACTATTGA
- the ychF gene encoding redox-regulated ATPase YchF has protein sequence MGFRCGIVGLPNVGKSTLFNALTETAAAQAANYPFCTIEPNVGNVAVPDPRLDKLAEIAGSAKIIETQLGFVDIAGLVRGASKGEGLGNQFLGNIREVDAIVHVLRCFENDDIQHVDNKVDPIADAETVETELMLADLESLEKRVPAFAKKATQGDKEAKVAASVLGQALDLLREGKPARLTQPRDIEEARVFAQAQLLTGKPVLYVCNVNEEDAANGNELSAKVFEKAKAEGAEAVVVSAAIEAEIATMPAEDRSEFLAELGLEETGLARVITAGYKLLHLLTFFTVGPKEARAWTVEVGAKAPQAAGEIHTDFERGFIRAETIAYEDYVQFKGESGARDAGKLRSEGKEYVVHDGDVMLFRFNV, from the coding sequence ATGGGTTTCCGCTGCGGCATTGTCGGGCTTCCGAACGTCGGCAAGTCCACGCTCTTCAATGCGCTGACCGAGACGGCCGCGGCGCAGGCGGCGAACTATCCGTTCTGCACGATCGAGCCCAATGTCGGCAACGTCGCGGTACCCGATCCGCGACTGGACAAGCTCGCCGAGATCGCCGGTTCGGCCAAGATCATCGAGACCCAGCTCGGCTTCGTCGACATTGCCGGCCTCGTCCGCGGCGCGAGCAAGGGCGAGGGCCTCGGCAACCAGTTCCTCGGCAACATTCGCGAAGTCGACGCGATCGTCCATGTGCTGCGCTGCTTCGAGAATGACGACATCCAGCATGTCGACAACAAGGTCGATCCGATCGCCGATGCCGAGACCGTAGAAACGGAACTGATGCTCGCCGATCTCGAAAGCCTCGAGAAGCGCGTCCCCGCCTTTGCCAAGAAAGCCACGCAGGGCGACAAGGAAGCCAAGGTCGCCGCCTCGGTGCTCGGCCAGGCGCTCGACTTGCTCCGCGAGGGCAAGCCCGCGCGCCTCACCCAGCCGAGAGATATCGAGGAAGCTCGTGTCTTCGCGCAGGCGCAGCTGCTCACCGGCAAGCCCGTCCTCTATGTCTGCAACGTCAATGAGGAAGACGCCGCCAACGGCAACGAACTCTCCGCCAAGGTGTTCGAAAAGGCGAAGGCCGAGGGCGCAGAAGCCGTCGTGGTGTCGGCGGCGATCGAGGCCGAGATCGCGACGATGCCCGCTGAAGATCGCAGTGAGTTCCTCGCCGAGCTGGGACTTGAGGAGACCGGCCTCGCACGCGTCATCACCGCGGGCTACAAATTGCTCCACTTGCTCACCTTCTTCACCGTCGGCCCGAAGGAAGCGCGCGCGTGGACCGTCGAGGTCGGCGCCAAGGCGCCGCAGGCCGCGGGCGAGATCCACACCGATTTCGAGCGCGGCTTCATCCGCGCCGAGACGATCGCCTATGAGGACTATGTCCAGTTCAAGGGCGAGAGCGGCGCGCGCGACGCAGGCAAGCTGCGTTCCGAAGGCAAGGAATATGTCGTCCACGACGGCGACGTGATGCTGTTCCGCTTCAACGTCTGA
- a CDS encoding SRPBCC domain-containing protein, whose protein sequence is MNAIVTESGVGSELVIVRTFAAPRDLVFDCLTKAEHLARWWGPHHFDVPFCESDVRPGGKIRIDMRGPEPHGTNPCFGEFLEVERPDRLSIMLRAFQEADGSWGIEHVTTFVFEDAAGGGTTMHMTTVIKQVSEKLLPALSGMEEGWSQSFEKLEALLPELV, encoded by the coding sequence ATGAACGCCATTGTGACCGAGTCCGGCGTGGGCTCCGAATTAGTCATCGTCCGAACCTTTGCCGCGCCGCGCGACCTCGTCTTCGATTGCCTGACCAAGGCCGAGCATCTCGCGCGCTGGTGGGGGCCGCACCATTTCGACGTACCCTTTTGCGAGAGCGACGTGCGGCCGGGCGGCAAGATCCGGATCGACATGCGCGGGCCCGAGCCGCACGGCACCAATCCGTGCTTCGGTGAATTTCTCGAGGTCGAGCGACCCGACCGGCTCTCGATAATGCTGCGCGCCTTCCAGGAAGCGGACGGCAGCTGGGGCATCGAGCATGTCACCACTTTCGTGTTCGAGGACGCGGCCGGCGGCGGCACGACGATGCACATGACGACGGTGATCAAGCAGGTGAGCGAAAAGCTGCTGCCGGCGCTGTCGGGCATGGAGGAAGGCTGGAGCCAGAGCTTCGAGAAGCTCGAGGCGCTGTTGCCCGAACTGGTGTAG
- a CDS encoding 50S ribosomal protein L25/general stress protein Ctc: MSESLTLSAETRDRVGKGASRALRREGRVPAVIYGSKADPVGIHVSERELMKLLNTGHFMNSVVMVNGERTLPKDVTFNVVTDRPVHVDFLRISEHASVHVNVPIVFIDEEESAGIKRGGVLNVVRHELELVVDASEIPDQIEISLKGVEVGDSIHISAVTLPKGATSAITDRDFTIATIVAPSALKSSEGDSQGEAGEAEGE; the protein is encoded by the coding sequence ATGAGCGAATCGCTTACGCTGTCGGCCGAGACGCGCGACCGGGTTGGCAAGGGAGCCTCCCGGGCGCTTCGTCGTGAAGGCCGCGTCCCCGCCGTTATCTACGGCAGCAAGGCAGACCCCGTTGGCATCCATGTCAGCGAACGCGAGCTGATGAAGCTGCTCAACACCGGGCACTTCATGAACTCGGTCGTCATGGTCAATGGCGAGCGCACCTTGCCCAAGGATGTCACCTTCAACGTCGTGACCGATCGTCCGGTCCATGTCGACTTCCTGCGCATCTCCGAGCATGCCAGCGTGCACGTCAACGTGCCGATCGTGTTCATCGATGAGGAAGAATCGGCCGGGATCAAGCGCGGCGGCGTGCTCAATGTCGTCCGTCACGAGCTCGAGCTCGTCGTCGACGCATCCGAGATCCCCGACCAGATCGAGATTTCGCTCAAGGGCGTCGAAGTCGGCGATTCGATCCACATCTCGGCAGTCACGCTGCCCAAGGGTGCGACTTCGGCGATCACCGATCGCGACTTCACCATCGCGACGATCGTGGCGCCGTCCGCGCTCAAGTCGAGCGAAGGCGACAGCCAGGGCGAAGCCGGCGAGGCCGAGGGCGAGTAA
- a CDS encoding ArsR/SmtB family transcription factor codes for MILAPDPLSATFAALADPTRRAILARLARGETSVGELARPFAMSGPAVTKHLKVLERAGLISRGRTAQQRPAKLEAEALKAASDWLTAYRRFWEEKFDDLDSYLKRLQEEGEQE; via the coding sequence ATGATTCTCGCACCCGACCCGCTAAGCGCCACCTTCGCCGCTTTGGCCGATCCGACCCGGCGCGCGATCCTCGCCCGGCTGGCCCGGGGCGAAACCTCTGTCGGCGAACTCGCCCGCCCGTTCGCGATGAGTGGGCCGGCGGTGACCAAGCATCTCAAGGTGCTCGAACGCGCCGGGCTGATCTCGCGCGGCCGCACGGCGCAGCAGCGTCCGGCGAAGCTCGAGGCGGAAGCACTCAAGGCGGCGAGCGACTGGCTCACTGCCTATCGCCGCTTCTGGGAAGAGAAGTTCGACGATCTCGACAGCTATTTGAAGCGATTGCAGGAAGAAGGAGAGCAAGAATGA
- the pth gene encoding aminoacyl-tRNA hydrolase, whose translation MQLWVGLGNPGPQYAMHRHNVGFMAADAIAEVHDFPAPKKQFQGWTQEGRIGPDKVTLLKPGTFMNESGRAVRAAMDFYKLAPADVTVFHDELDLLPFKVKVKIGGGTAGHNGLRSTDSHIGPDFRRVRIGIGHPGHKDRVTGYVLGNYAKAEIEPLTDLLGAIAAEASWLASGNDARFMSDVALRLQD comes from the coding sequence ATGCAGCTCTGGGTGGGTCTCGGCAATCCGGGACCGCAATATGCGATGCACCGGCACAATGTCGGCTTCATGGCGGCGGACGCCATCGCCGAAGTGCACGACTTCCCGGCACCGAAGAAGCAGTTCCAGGGCTGGACGCAGGAAGGACGGATCGGCCCCGACAAGGTGACCCTGCTCAAGCCCGGCACCTTCATGAACGAGAGCGGCCGCGCCGTCCGCGCGGCGATGGACTTCTACAAGCTGGCGCCCGCCGACGTCACCGTCTTCCACGACGAGCTCGATCTGCTGCCGTTCAAGGTCAAGGTGAAGATCGGCGGCGGCACCGCGGGGCATAACGGGCTGCGCTCGACCGACTCGCATATCGGCCCCGATTTTCGCCGGGTGCGGATCGGGATCGGCCATCCCGGGCACAAGGACCGGGTGACCGGCTATGTGCTGGGCAACTACGCCAAGGCCGAGATCGAGCCGCTCACCGACCTGCTCGGTGCGATCGCCGCGGAGGCGTCATGGCTCGCGAGCGGCAACGATGCGCGCTTCATGAGCGACGTGGCGCTGCGGCTGCAGGACTGA
- a CDS encoding oxygenase MpaB family protein — MLVKLLDSAAARLMGIEGADFREPAGEPAMLPPDSVSWRVFRNPVTMYIGGIAAVLLELGEPRVRHGVWDHSSFKRDPAGRLRRTGLAAMITVYGARSQFEALAARVRRMHARVQGETDDGRFYAANDPELLLWVQATASWAFLEAYSRYAAPLGQVERDRYYAEARPGAALYGVEAPPANEAGMQALMARIRPQLEPSPVLDELIAILGTADILPLPLRPLQRLGVRAAVDLLPSVMRGQLGLTGHRLRRHERALLGLLAKGAGRFELPSSPARQAAARLANVRRCGPAGLATS; from the coding sequence ATGCTAGTCAAGCTTCTCGATTCCGCCGCCGCGCGACTGATGGGCATCGAAGGTGCCGATTTCCGCGAGCCCGCGGGCGAGCCGGCGATGCTTCCACCGGATTCGGTATCGTGGCGCGTGTTCCGCAATCCGGTGACGATGTATATCGGCGGGATCGCCGCGGTTTTGCTCGAACTGGGCGAGCCGCGCGTGCGCCACGGCGTGTGGGACCATAGCAGCTTCAAACGCGATCCGGCCGGCCGGCTGCGGCGTACGGGGCTCGCGGCGATGATCACCGTTTACGGCGCGCGCAGCCAGTTCGAGGCGCTGGCCGCGCGGGTTCGGCGCATGCATGCGCGCGTGCAAGGCGAGACCGACGATGGCCGCTTTTATGCCGCCAATGACCCCGAGTTGCTGCTTTGGGTGCAGGCGACCGCCAGCTGGGCGTTTCTCGAAGCGTATAGTCGCTATGCCGCGCCGCTCGGGCAGGTGGAGCGAGACCGTTATTATGCCGAGGCCAGGCCGGGCGCGGCACTCTATGGCGTCGAGGCGCCGCCAGCGAACGAGGCCGGGATGCAGGCGCTGATGGCGCGGATACGGCCACAGCTCGAACCGTCGCCGGTGCTCGACGAACTCATCGCGATCCTGGGGACTGCGGACATCCTGCCGCTGCCGCTGCGGCCGCTGCAAAGGCTGGGCGTTCGCGCCGCCGTGGACCTGCTGCCGTCGGTGATGCGCGGCCAGCTCGGACTGACCGGTCACCGGCTCCGCCGGCACGAACGCGCGTTGCTCGGGCTGCTCGCGAAGGGCGCTGGACGCTTCGAACTGCCGTCGAGCCCCGCGCGACAGGCTGCGGCACGCCTCGCCAACGTCCGGCGATGCGGACCGGCCGGGTTGGCTACGTCTTAG
- a CDS encoding glycine--tRNA ligase subunit alpha, whose product MILKLHDYWSERGCVILQPYDMRMGAGTFHPATTLRALGPDPWNAAFVQPCRRPTDGRYGENPNRLQHYYQYQVILKPSPPDLQELYLGSLAAIGVDFTRHDIRFVEDDWESPTLGAWGLGWEVWCDGMEVTQFTYFQQMGGFDCKPVAGELTYGLERLAMYIQNKDSVYDLAFNDGGVTYGDVFLENEKQMSKYNFEVADTETLFEGFRKAVAECENCLTQNVPIAAYEQAIEASHTFNLLQARGVISVAERQAYIGRVRDLAKGSCEAWIAHMTPVWAEKYPEWSL is encoded by the coding sequence ATGATCCTGAAGCTCCATGATTACTGGAGCGAACGCGGCTGCGTGATCCTCCAGCCCTATGACATGCGTATGGGCGCGGGGACCTTCCACCCGGCGACGACCTTGCGCGCGCTCGGCCCCGATCCGTGGAATGCCGCCTTCGTCCAGCCCTGCCGCCGCCCGACCGATGGCCGCTATGGCGAGAACCCCAACCGGCTCCAGCATTATTACCAGTACCAGGTGATCCTGAAGCCGAGCCCGCCCGATCTGCAGGAGCTCTATCTGGGTTCGCTCGCGGCGATCGGGGTGGACTTCACGCGCCACGACATCCGCTTCGTCGAGGACGATTGGGAATCGCCGACGCTCGGCGCGTGGGGGCTGGGCTGGGAAGTCTGGTGCGACGGGATGGAAGTCACCCAGTTCACCTATTTCCAGCAGATGGGCGGGTTCGATTGCAAGCCGGTGGCGGGTGAGCTGACCTACGGGCTCGAGCGGCTGGCGATGTACATCCAGAACAAGGACAGCGTGTACGACCTCGCGTTCAACGATGGCGGCGTGACCTATGGCGACGTGTTTCTCGAGAACGAGAAGCAGATGTCGAAGTACAATTTCGAAGTTGCCGATACCGAGACCTTGTTCGAAGGGTTCCGCAAGGCTGTTGCCGAGTGCGAGAATTGCCTGACGCAGAACGTGCCGATCGCCGCCTATGAGCAGGCGATCGAAGCCAGCCACACCTTCAACCTGCTCCAGGCCCGCGGCGTCATCTCGGTCGCCGAGCGCCAGGCCTATATCGGCCGGGTCCGCGATCTCGCGAAGGGCAGCTGCGAGGCGTGGATCGCCCACATGACGCCCGTCTGGGCCGAGAAGTATCCGGAGTGGTCGCTGTGA